Proteins encoded together in one Mastacembelus armatus chromosome 15, fMasArm1.2, whole genome shotgun sequence window:
- the fbxo28 gene encoding F-box only protein 28 yields MAAVVERVDGCVGSLDSDAVTPRQSSPPPDQPHQNNPLLGLPIVAIETILNFLSYDEISLLRSVCKRMDMICQRVLNQGFLKVERYHSLCQRQVKAQLPRRESERRNHSLARHADILAAVETRLSLLNMTFMKYVDSNLCCFIPGKVIDEIYRVLRYVNSTRAPQRAHEVLQELRDISSMAMEYFDEKIVPILKKKLPGADLSGRLIGSAPVAGPSTSLTTMSLLAKNTPSRSEMTKVQQQVKVNGASMTVLRREMQEIRVKQLEQQKQLQDQEQKLLEQTQVIGEQNARLAELEHKLRELMDSSAAAMGGPRTSTAVPSTSSSTAISSTVASTSGTVLESGSVAAGSLPREPECEGGSSLKRTRKSSDLPRQSKRLRSKK; encoded by the exons ATGGCGGCCGTCGTAGAGAGAGTTGATGGATGTGTTGGGTCCTTGGACTCAGACGCGGTCACACCGAGACAGTCCTCCCCTCCACCGGACCAGCCGCACCAGAACAACCCGTTGTTGGGATTGCCTATTGTGGCGATTGAGACTATTCTCAATTTTCTGTCTTACGACGAAATAAGTCTGCTGCGCTCG GTTTGTAAGCGCATGGATATGATCTGCCAGCGGGTCCTGAATCAGGGCTTCTTGAAGGTGGAGCGCTACCACAGTCTGTGCCAGAGGCAAGTCAAAGCTCAGCTGCCCAG GCGAGAGTCGGAGAGAAGAAACCATTCACTGGCCCGTCACGCTGACATCCTTGCTGCTGTGGAGACACGCCTCTCTCTGCTCAACATGACCTTCATGAAATACGTCGACTCTAACCTCTGCTGCTTCATCCCCGGAAAG GTGATAGATGAGATCTACCGTGTGCTGCGCTATGTGAACTCCACTCGAGCACCCCAGCGGGCTCATGAAGTTCTGCAGGAGCTGAGGGATATCTCCTCCATGGCCATGGAGTACTTTGACGAGAAAATTGTCCCCATCCTGAAGAAGAAGCTGCCTGGAGCTGACCTGTCTGGCCGTCTGATTGGTTCTGCACCAG TGGCAGGTCCATCTACCTCCCTGACCACCATGTCCCTGTTGGCCAAGAACACACCATCACGCTCTGAGATGACCAAGGTGCAGCAGCAAGTAAAGGTGAATGGGGCATCGATGACAGTACTCCGGAGGGAGATGCAGGAAATTCGTGTCaagcagctggagcagcagaagcagctgcaggaccaggAGCAGAAGCTGCTGGAACAGACCCAGGTGATAGGTGAGCAGAACGCGCGCCTTGCTGAGCTGGAACACAAGCTCCGCGAACTAATGGACAGTAGTGCCGCTGCAATGGGAGGACCCAGGACCAGCACAGCTGTCCCCTCCACATCCAGCAGCACTGCCATATCTTCCACTGTTGCCAGCACATCTGGTACTGTGTTGGAAAGCGGCAGTGTGGCTGCAGGATCTCTACCCAGGGAGCCAGAGTGCGAAGGAGGGTCATCTCTCAAACGCACCAGAAAGAGCTCAGACCTTCCACGACAGTCCAAAAGGCTGCGCAGCAAGAAATAA